In Rhipicephalus sanguineus isolate Rsan-2018 chromosome 1, BIME_Rsan_1.4, whole genome shotgun sequence, the DNA window CATTTGACACTTTTCCAACTGTAAATTTTCATAGTATGTATATGTCTTGCGTTAAATGTTGCTCATTTACCTAAAGCACTAAATCAGTACTCAGGAGGACACAGACTATTGGTCTATTCTATGCCCACTGTTTATATCTAGACCTAGCTCAATTAAACACATGGTTTACTTGTATACCACAGAATTTTATAAGCTGTAGCTTCCAATGCTGTTTTGCCCACAAGACTAAATCTGCGAGCAACTATAACCACTCGTGCCTACTGTGCGAAATATTTGTTGTATCTGCAGCTTACCATGCCCAATCTTGTTTATGCTCCTTGATTTACTAACTACCAGGTTTCCTGTAATGCAGAAAGTAATTTTTCAGTCACCACAAGTATTAAGAGGAGAGGCAAGATTATAGCTATTGCTTTCCATATTACCTTGCTCATCAAATGCATCTTCTTCGAAAAAGGCCCGAATCTTGTCACCAGATTCCAAGAAGTATGTGTTCCTTCCCTTCAGACAGAATATAGTTTTGCACAGCTGATTAGTTTGTTATTGCCTTGTCACCGCTCTTTTGTCTAGATAGTGACCTTCCTTATGTTACCTCATTGTTTTTTGTGGTGAAAATGGTTGGCTGCTCAACGTTGTCCTCAATGCTGTCGATTATTTTTTCACACTCTTGCTTCATCTGCTTGATATCATCATCTGATAGGAAGTCGGGTATTGATACCAGGCCTGTCTTGTGGAACTGAAATGTTAAGAGAGTTTTAGGTTAAGAGATGTGAGAGGCTTGTGTCCCTTTATGTAAAACTATTTTGTAGCAATATGAGTTTATCATTTTCGTGACTTTGAATGTATTCCAACAGTGACACAAAGTAGCGAAAGGGGTACAGACAGCCTGAAAAATGACTAAACAATATGCAAGTCAAGGAAATGCTAATTGGGAAGCACAGGCACCCCTCATTGTTCTAATAATCTGCATATCTGTGCTGCAAGCTTTTATTATGTGCCACTGCTGCATACAGTTATACTTTTAACATTATTGAGACCCTAACTTTTTGCTTCGGTAATTATAGCACATGTACCGCTAGAAAAGGTAGTGTCTGCAAAGTGAGAACAAAAACTGCAGAAAGACCTGTTGCTCTAATGGTGGACACTGAGCAGATCACTTACGCCACATGTGACAAATGCTTTAACATTTTAGCATTAAGAGATGTCCCTTTCTTTGAGCAGTTCATCACAGTGACTACAACTGTACTGTTGCAAATATTCTATATAGGTAGTTAAAAAAAAGGATCCCAGTATATGTAGCTACTCTGAGCCCTGTCATCAAACACCTTAAACACTTCTCTATAACTCTTTAATTGGCCAGTTTATCACTATAGCAAGAGCACTAAAAGTGCTTTATTGATAAGTAGATGTGAATTCTATCACAGTTGTATGCTGCTCTTAACAGCAAAACCATTTTCTGCAGCAACTTCCTTTGTATAGCATAACAAACATGGCAAAACATGGCTAACGAAACAAATTTAAAATACCTGTCGCCAACCCAGTATGTAACAAATATACCCCTGTCACTGATAGTGAACATAATGCATGCATTTATTTTAATGTTGGACATTTCCTTGTTACAATAAAGCTCcactatttttttcttaattttttaaaaatctAGAATATAGTCTGTATGCATTCTCACTGGCAACTGCTTTTCGTGATACTCTGCTCACCAGTTACACTTACTCATGCTCATTACAACAAATGCGGCTCTTCTATATAAAACTATGCACATAACTTTTGAGATTGGTAAGTACCAGTAACTAGTTTACCCTACTGCCTTGTTTTTCAGACTAAGCATCATGTTTGTTCATTTAATTTGGATAAGTAATTAGATTCTTGGGTTTTACATTCCAATACTATGCTTTGATTATGAGGACACCATAGTGGGGGGACTCGGGataaatttagaccacctgcaTTTCACATCCACTGAAATGTGGCCACCCTGGCTATTTATGTTGCTTTGTTGAGCTCTGGCATGTGTGAACTTacgcgaaactgaaaaatttcataATCGTCATTCTTAGTCTCGTATTGTGAATGAAGTATGTTATCCAATTTTCATCCTGTATTTACCAAatttgtggattttttttttggaaactgCATGGCAGCTCCACCCTGTCAAGTTTTGTAACTGTAGGGGCCAGGTGTTTTCAAACTGCGTATGCAGCTTTGTTCCCTGCCTCCTCCAACCTCCTTAGAAATAAAAATGAACTTCACACTCATGTTCAGTGGCCAAAGACTTATGATGGCTGACCTGTATACGTGTAGCCCATGAGCCATATGCTTGAGACCCATGATCCAAATTGTACATTTCTACAAGCAGCCACACAACTTTCCAGCCTAGAAATCTCATAGAATATACAAACTATATTTGATCATCTATGCCCCACATtggagttgaaaaaaaaaacaattcattAGCAGCTAATTGTCTATATAGTATGCGAAAGAGAACATTTTATGGATAACATTTTAGAACTTCCTTTGCACATCCACCAGAGGAAAAAAAATGACCTCTGCCAAGAAATTCTGGATTTCACTTTCCATGTGAGAGAAACATGTTTTCTGATATGTTTAAATTCATAACCCTACATAATCAAATCTCCAGCTTGTGTACTATGCACTTTACACAACATTTTCCAAAGACATTGCATTTAGAACTTtgctcgtattagtaaattacaattttacAATATTCAAAGCACCGTTCTTACCACGAGAAGGCGtttgataagcgagaaaacgcgcaaaaatgcaGGTTGCAAcgtcaccttgaagttcccgcactagCTCGCCGTGAAGTCGTAGATTTTGACAGTGCCTGCTAGGGCCTACATAATTATTTATCGGTAAAAAATGTTTACTTTGTGTTCTGAGGGACCCAGATTCTTAACACAGCAAGCTTCAGAAACTTTTACTGAACCAATGTTGCCAATATAAGCAAAAAGACAttgaaatttgtgacatcacacTGACGTTCACATGCGAAAATTTCGGCATGAAAttcaaaaataaaactttgacctTAATTTGCTCTCTAATAATTATCCTGTAATGGAAAAAAGGATGACAATAGAGGCTTGAAATACTTATTTatctgtctaaactgatttaatgtttcacttcagtgtccctttaaggtcatTCGGCAATCACTTCACCCATAAGATAACCAGATCACATATCAATATCCATACTGATCCCGTTTTGGATACAAAATGAGATCTGTCAGACAAATGATTGCAGGTTTCACTTGGAAGAGAGGCCGCTGCATATTTATCATACCTAGACTTCTTTTCCTCATAtgctaaaaaaaaatgcttccttCAGAAGCCATACTTTTCCGCTTCCACATGAAAGAAAAATGCTTTTTGATGCCTTTCAAATTATAACCTGGCATTATCACGTCCGTCCAGCTCATTAGTGTACCATACACTTTGAGCAGTTTTTTAGAACCCCCACTTTGACTCGTTCACTTGGAATGCTACTAGCACCTGTTGGAGGGACTAAAATAAGGAGGTATTACTGTGCACATAGAACCTTTGTGCATATGTAACTGAGCACTCGTATGAAGGGAGCTTTTTTTCGGTAAAGGGAAATCTTTCTCGCACTGTATCCTCATGTTTTCTCTCGTCCCTTGTCATTTCTTTGCACTAAACATCAAGATATTCAGTATCTACTGGCCCACCAGTTTGTTCTGTTTATCTTTATTGGTACTCAAAATATGGCAGCTGTTTATATGGAAGACTGAAACTCGCTTTCTGCTGGTTGTGCTACATTTGCGCAATTCTTATTATGAATCTAGCCTGCTGCGCATTTCTAATTTTGGTTCAAGAATGACCAAAATTAGATCACACAAATCTAGTGTTCCTTTTCATCAGGAGCacaaccagaaattttttttggggagGTGGGGGGTCATCCAGTATGTTGTTGCTTGCACTTGTATGTGTGTGAGTATATATTGTCACGCATTGTAAAGaaaagacacagagacagcacccttgcagTGGGCTGGCTGTTCTGCTCTGGTTCTTCCACCACATTCTTCCCTGTCCCTACAGTCTCCGAGCTATGGTCcccctcttcactacaatatacacatgcaaaattgaaaaaattcggggggggggggggggggcttaaccCCTCCCCCTTCCTTTCCGGTTTTGCCAGTGCTTTTCATATTGGCAAAGCATGTATGTAAGCAGGTGTATGATTTTGCCAAGCAGTGCAGTGAATGTATTGGGCAACCTCTGTGTATAGCTTTATTCAGAATTGTAATCATTAAACAAGAAATGCAGTGCCACAGGCATCAGTGCCATATATTCCTGCACATGATGTACCAGAATGTCACATCACACACCTCAGTGCGTGGAACTAGGGGATGATCTGTAGGCTCGTGCCAGTGGTTCCCTGGACTGAGGGTCCGGCCACCATCGCCTAATTTTAGTTTCCtttcaaataaagcttctttatttccttcttctttttgcagGCTCCAGTCCCACTTTTTCCCTTGACGTTTGTGTGCTCATGCGCCACACAAGCCGACGATGTCCTTTACAGTTGTCACTGTGTTGTTAGAACACATGCTGGGACGCGAATGAATTACTTTTGGTCGTAAGCATCTGCgcgactatcatcatcatcaaacacCATTGTGTTCTCCCTTGGGTCCGTGCCTGCACATTCCCGAGAGTATTTACAGGATGCTGTAAAAATGGTCAAATGATCCATGCAGCAGTCGTTTCAGTACATCCTACCCTTGCAGCTCATGTGTCGAAATGATATCGTAACCATGCAGCCAATGACGTTGTTTCGATCACCACGAGATGGAAAACGATTGATCGCATATATAAGACGCGCGTATATTGTTTAATAACCGTTTGAGCGTTTAAAAGCCATACGCCTGGAGTTCAATCTCTGCAAATGCGTAATTAAAAGCCTTACATGAAACAATGACTCTGCAAAACGGAAATTCGCGTGCATCCGGACATTTTGGGCATGGCGAATCAGCAATGTTTGTTCTTTGGAATTCTGCTTCAACCACGTGGGCACGAAATATGACACGGTAAAACTACGCATTTAACGATGTAATAAAGTGACACAGCAAATGTCAGAGTACGTGCATCCACAGCGCATGCTCACTCAGTATATATATACTACCTGTTCGATGCACGGCGCAAAGCTGAAGCCATCTGCGTCGTTCATGATTCGCACTCTTCAATTCAACACCCCATATCAAACGCGGGCGAAACGCTGTGCTTGAGCGCGGGTAGAGAGATTCTGCTGCAGTCTTATCGAAATGTGTAACGCGAAACATCTTATCGGTCACTTCAGTCTGCTTCAGTGGCCTTGTAGCCACGAGTTCACGGAACGTCAGGAGCGTGCCCGCCGGCTACACTTTTGTTTTCATTAAATTAATTCCCGACTTTACGGACTTAACTATGTTTTTACCAGTGTCCGCGAGCAAAGATATGATGCACATTCGTATCTCACCTCGCTAAAACAATGATGTGTCCATCGAAATACCAAGTTCATGGCTGCTGATTTGTGTTTGTTAAACATCTATAATGTTTTACAGCAGATATCGCAATGcacgtaaacaaaaagaaagttcGGTTAAAGAGGGTCACGCTCGTGGCATGTTTCATGCTTGATGAATACAAACACAACCAAGGTTGCAAATTTATAGCGACATCAACATCACCGTATTTTGGTTTTGGTTTTGCGGCGCAGCGTGTAGTAAGGGGTTGGAGTGGTTTCCACGGCCTGCAGATGTTGAACTACCCTAGTTGAACGTTTATGCACTCATTTTTTACTGTTTGCGTGCATAGCCTACAATCACGGCTGCAGTGCTTTGGCACAGTATAACTATGAAGCGTGCCGCTTGCAGCCTGCCACGTTTACTTGAAAGGAGGCGTACATGCAACTCTTTTTTGTTGGCTAGTCGTTCTCTCACACACGCCAAGGGCGCTGAAGTGCAAGACCATGGTAAATCGCACAACGATTGTGTGGCAGAACGCGGCATCGTAACGTGCTGCTCTCACTATATTTGAAGCTCAAAGTAAGCGTGCTATGGTCAGGTTCACTGGcgatttttctttccttctttcgtgcAGACCCGCACGAACAAGGTCCACTGTATCCCGGCCACATACCAACAACTTTTGCCCAGAAAGCTCTCATATCAGTTGGTTCAGCGCTTGCCGCTATAACGGACCCTTTTAGGGACGGTAAGTGAGAATTTTTTGTAGCTTACTGTTAGGTTACCTGCACGCCTTATAGCAGTGCTTGTTGGTCGTTGCAGACATGGTGGCTGTGTTTGGAGAAGTAACCGGAGCGTACGCTTTCCGAGATTTGCACAGAATTATGTCTGATGACGAGGAAGGACGACAGATATTAAGGTGAAGTAATGTTGTTTTTAGGTGTCAACAATGGAGGCAGTGCGGTAATCGTAAAGTCGGTTCTCTCGCAGAGACCGGCCGAGAATCAACACTCGCACGGTGGACTTGGACTACCTCAGCAGCCTACCTGATTACACTTTCGGCTACACATACTATCGGTTCCTTCATGACAACGTGGGTACTGGTGCTCTTCCATTTTGTAGTATTTCAGAAGGAAATGACAGCTTCGGAAATTTGTCCCGTTTGCGCGGATTGCTGGTGTAAGCTGTAATAGGGTAGCGAGTTGGAAAATATTCATACTCTTTTTCTAGTCCGTGTTCcctttgcgctggccgtcatgggTGTAAGCTGGGAACCAGCATGTGTTgggcgttgggccagtgtatagAGAAATTGTGTAAATATTTCAGTTTCACTACACATTCAATGAAAATATAACGGATTGAATGTACGAAAAGTGCAAATGATGGCCATAGAGTCAAAGATTGAAACAAACAAGGACCGGAATATCTTAGTTTAAGCTTAACAATACAGTTGGCAGCAATTATAGGCATGTAGCAAGCAATGCATGTATCAAATAGTTCATAGGATCTGTACACTGGTCAGAGGAGTGCACCGTGGAGCAGCGCTGCCTGCAGCAGCTGCACTAACCATTGGGAAGGTGTCCTACCACTGGCATGCTTAACCAAATATGACTTTCCTCCCGTGTGGCTATGGGCTGTTCATAGATGAATAATGCAACATTCTTCACTGCTCGTTGAAGAATGAGGCAGTGCCTGGTTTGTCCAATTCAGGTGCAAGCGAAGAATTGTGCGCTTCTCCTCATGTGCTCGTGTCGTAACATGCTGAAACCCTTCACTTTTACTTCAGTGAAAGtgggttccttttcttttcttgtcccaCTTTTATGTCATTTCACGCTGCCTTCTAAATGCAATGGCAGCCATGTGGTTTTGATTCGTATTATTCAGATCAATAATGGTGGTAAATTGCTGTCCAAAAAAGTCTACAGAAGCAGAACATTACGTTTTACTCTCCTGTAACTCTATCAGACTTGTACAAGGCACAGGAAGAAACTGATTGCAGTTACTTCCTCTGTGATTACAAATCCAATAAGTATAATGAGGTGACATGGTTATTGCATTTTCTGGGCCAGGCACTCTCAGTAAGGCTAATGAAAAGCTGAAATGGCCATTGCTATATAGTCGTAACACTGCTGTTTAAATTAGTTTGCCAAAATCAGGCATGTGTAGCAGCAAGGCTGCTCATGTCATTACTGTGGTTGCTCTACTTTAGCTCCTATCAAATTCAAGTGTTGAAAACTGAGTTGCctgtatagatggcttgcattgacgttaCTGAAAccaccatgttggagcaccagcatgtggggatgTGACGTTTGCGATGTCACATCGATGGTATCAACACATCACATGCAAGTTCAtttgttattcatgcacagagacgcttctgccacgtcgttttcacattgACGCAACTTGTTTGCTATCAAAACCACCATCGTGCAGTGCCAGCACGTTCAGAAGCtgtgtccatgacgtcacgtacaAGCTATCTATAGCCTCTTCCAATAATGTTAATGTTTGTATGTAATTGATTACTGAAAAAGTAGTAGAGTTGCAGTGAGTGTTACAGGGTAAAGAGTAACTGATTAACAAAACTGTCACATATTTTAGTTGACTACAAGTACATATGATTACATTACATGTAATTCATTACATACAAGTCTGAATTATATCAATGTCATCTTTAAACATATATGTCTTAAATAAGGCTGTCCCAAATGAAACAGGATGTTTTGTCACATTTGGTGTTTAAAACAGTGAAAGACAAAATTCATTGTTTAGTAACAATgttagtagggtgattccacgtaagatcgaacaatcgatggctggtcaacctctcaaatttatttcaaaattttatatattattgcctgatgagtggaaagaagagatccgcaatttgttttgc includes these proteins:
- the LOC119396171 gene encoding ubiquinone biosynthesis protein COQ4 homolog, mitochondrial is translated as MKRAACSLPRLLERRRTCNSFLLASRSLTHAKGAEVQDHDPHEQGPLYPGHIPTTFAQKALISVGSALAAITDPFRDDMVAVFGEVTGAYAFRDLHRIMSDDEEGRQILRDRPRINTRTVDLDYLSSLPDYTFGYTYYRFLHDNNVTPDSRLPVQFVDDAELAYVAQRYREVHDLIHTLLEMPIHMLGEVTVKWVEAIHTKLPMCSTGGLFGAMRLKPKQRRDYVNVHLPWALRVGFNAKNLMCVYYEKHWEEPLSELQRKLRIEPFPRQTFHRTVEDGKKQS